From one Streptomyces sp. 846.5 genomic stretch:
- a CDS encoding MarR family winged helix-turn-helix transcriptional regulator, with the protein MTGAPLRLSQSPGQLLRIAQQVHTRLWAEHVGQDLTAPQYAALIALAVEPGADQRTVGERASLDKATMAEMVGRLVRRGLVLRRRDPADGRRKLLTLSPLGVRIVDEVSPGVARVQQGLLEPLTEPQRSDLMSALARMARMEDVALETMVEARPILDAPRVVGYLIRVAQQVHTRLWTELASGELTAPQHAVLAALAEEPGIDQRTVGERASLDKATMAELISRLVRRGLVLRRRDPSDGRRNLLALAPAGAQLLEQVNPGVTEVQNRMLAPLEPAERERVVELLAVVARIAQ; encoded by the coding sequence ATGACGGGTGCTCCGCTCCGCCTCTCCCAGTCACCGGGACAGCTGCTTCGGATAGCCCAACAGGTCCATACCCGGCTCTGGGCCGAGCACGTCGGCCAGGACCTGACCGCGCCGCAGTACGCCGCGCTGATCGCCCTGGCCGTCGAGCCCGGCGCCGACCAGCGCACGGTGGGCGAGCGGGCGTCGCTGGACAAGGCGACGATGGCCGAGATGGTGGGCCGGCTAGTACGGCGCGGCCTGGTGCTGCGCCGCCGCGACCCGGCCGACGGGCGGCGCAAGCTGCTCACCCTGTCCCCGTTGGGCGTCCGGATCGTCGACGAGGTGTCCCCGGGCGTGGCCCGGGTGCAGCAGGGGCTACTGGAGCCGCTCACCGAGCCGCAGCGCAGCGACCTGATGTCGGCGCTGGCCCGGATGGCTCGGATGGAGGACGTGGCGCTGGAGACCATGGTCGAGGCCAGGCCCATCCTGGACGCGCCCAGGGTCGTCGGCTACCTGATCCGGGTGGCCCAGCAGGTGCACACCCGGCTGTGGACCGAGCTCGCCTCCGGCGAGCTCACCGCGCCGCAGCACGCGGTGCTGGCGGCCCTGGCCGAGGAGCCCGGCATCGACCAGCGCACGGTGGGGGAGCGCGCCTCGCTGGACAAGGCGACGATGGCCGAGCTGATCAGCCGGCTGGTACGGCGCGGCCTGGTGCTGCGCCGCCGCGACCCCTCGGACGGCCGCCGCAACCTGCTGGCGCTGGCCCCGGCCGGGGCCCAGCTGCTGGAGCAGGTCAACCCCGGGGTGACCGAGGTGCAGAACCGGATGCTCGCCCCGCTGGAGCCCGCCGAGCGGGAGCGCGTCGTCGAGCTGCTGGCCGTGGTGGCGCGCATCGCGCAGTAG
- a CDS encoding TetR/AcrR family transcriptional regulator, with translation MATATRGTAAPVQERLLAAASRLFAERGFALTSVQEIVERAGVTKGAMYHYYASKDDLLQQIYTRLLDVQSARLEAIAGTGLPVRRRLRAAAADVVVSTLENLDDAMVSWRSMHMLPQERLAQVRLERRRYHERFRALIEQGQAEGVLRTDVSADLATHQFFGGVHHLGSWYHADGELTPSSIGETFADLLLRGLDPSG, from the coding sequence ATGGCCACAGCGACACGCGGTACGGCCGCGCCCGTGCAGGAGCGCCTGCTCGCCGCCGCCAGCAGGCTGTTCGCCGAGCGCGGCTTCGCGCTGACCTCCGTCCAGGAGATCGTCGAGCGCGCCGGGGTGACCAAGGGGGCGATGTACCACTACTACGCGTCCAAGGACGACCTGCTCCAGCAGATCTACACCCGGCTGCTGGACGTGCAGTCGGCCAGGCTGGAGGCGATAGCCGGCACCGGCCTGCCGGTACGCCGGCGGCTCCGCGCCGCCGCGGCCGACGTGGTGGTCAGCACCCTGGAGAACCTGGACGACGCGATGGTCTCCTGGCGTTCCATGCACATGCTCCCGCAGGAGCGGCTGGCCCAGGTGCGGCTGGAGCGGCGGCGCTACCACGAGCGGTTCCGGGCGCTGATCGAGCAGGGGCAGGCCGAGGGCGTGCTCAGGACCGACGTCTCCGCCGACCTGGCCACCCACCAGTTCTTCGGTGGGGTGCACCACCTCGGCAGCTGGTACCACGCCGACGGCGAGCTCACCCCTTCCTCCATCGGTGAGACCTTCGCCGATCTTCTGCTCCGTGGACTTGATCCGTCCGGATGA